Proteins encoded in a region of the Triplophysa rosa linkage group LG14, Trosa_1v2, whole genome shotgun sequence genome:
- the il10ra gene encoding interleukin-10 receptor subunit alpha codes for MDFTSWICVLVMWTQIGLYAAGADQKIEVNYEIWEGNATVFWDPPDGAPPNALYQVQQSKYVHTEWHIVPDCNMTKETTCYLGNLISLPEEVKVKVGLFQGNSSFSWSSNRRIRLVNFKLLAPEFHLSSTTKSVKVTNFRKQFLAKLFDFGPRYTVTLYPKGDSQAITQIEDEDEDGEVEFSSLHFLQEYCVNVTVEMVSADVRNSSLQHCIYTSADRSLVISIVTLGVVGTVSFFMFAICFFLRRPGKMPAALKSAVNGWHPMNIGSVHIETITDKGWLLMSNKTEEKTNAPDNTTLFPEEDKERRESTDSGVSVGQQDSIKLRGSDTQTVEDDSGCGSLTGSEDGGRRSMEELPSLDGGMSGGERGEDSGLGMGNRDGSDSLKGADSGLLCEVVVVGDGYRSQSPSADEQGEITVPCDVDSNMVSPSGGYRSGHVTCLCSDFEMCMWCKTRKLVATDCASASHEKTNCTFTTENNDRPSYLKNSEKEVIVLDELNPQSDCESSALLISFPLFHGQNQQLDTSPLTLGDVELTFT; via the exons ATGGATTTCACCTCATGGATTTGTGTGCTGGTCATGTGGACACAGATTGGGCTTTATGCAGCAG GTGCAGATCAGAAAATAGAAGTAAACTATGAAATATGGGAAGGAAATGCAACTGTGTTCTGGGATCCCCCTGATGGAGCTCCTCCAAATGCCCTTTATCAAGTCCAGCAGTCAAA ATATGTGCATACTGAATGGCACATCGTGCCAGACTGTAACATGACTAAAGAAACTACATGTTATCTCGGGAACCTTATATCCCTACCAGAAGAAGTAAAAGTAAAGGTTGGACTGTTTCAAGGCAATAGCAGCTTTTCCTGGTCGAGTAACCGAAGAATTCGTTTAGTGAACT TCAAATTGTTAGCTCCAGAGTTCCACCTGTCTTCCACCACTAAATCAGTGAAGGTTACGAATTTCAGGAAGCAGTTTCTGGCGAAGCTTTTTGACTTTGGCCCACGTTACACAGTCACTCTGTACCCCAAAGGAGATAGTCAG GCTATAACACAAATTGAAGACGAGGATGAAGATGGTGAGGTTGAGTTTAGTTCATTACACTTCTTGCAGGAATATTGTGTCAATGTGACAGTGGAGATGGTATCCGCAGATGTTAGGAACTCCTCATTACAGCATTGCATATATACATCAGCAG ACAGGTCACTGGTGATCTCCATAGTAACTCTTGGTGTAGTTGGAACTGTGTCATTCTTCATGTTTGCCATCTGTTTCTTCCTGAGGCGTCCTGGTAAAATGCCTGCAGCTCTG AAATCTGCTGTGAACGGATGGCACCCCATGAACATAGGATCCGTCCACATTGAGACCATCACTGACAAGGGGTGGCTGCTGATGAGCAACAAAACAGAAGAAAAGACTAATGCGCCTGACAATACAACATTATTCCCTGAGGAAGataaagagaggagagagagtacAGACAGCGGCGTGAGTGTCGGCCAGCAGGACTCGATAAAGCTCAGAGGATCGGATACGCAGACAGTAGAGGACGACAGCGGCTGTGGAAGCCTGACGGGATCTGAGGACGGTGGAAGAAGAAGCATGGAAGAACTTCCTTCTCTGGACGGAGGAATGAGCGGCGGCGAGCGCGGAGAGGACAGCGGTTTGGGAATGGGGAACCGGGATGGTTCCGACAGTCTCAAAGGGGCGGACAGCGGACTCCTTTGCGAGGTAGTGGTCGTCGGAGATGGATATCGGAGTCAGAGCCCTTCTGCGGATGAACAAGGGGAAATAACCGTACCTTGTGATGTAGACAGTAATATGGTGAGCCCGAGTGGTGGCTACAGGTCCGGTCATGTGACATGCTTGTGTTCAGACTTCGAAATGTGCATGTGGTGTAAAACTAGGAAGCTCGTAGCGACAGACTGTGCTTCAGCGTCTCATGAGAAAACCAATTGCACTTTTACAACGGAAAACAACGACAGACCTAGCTATCTGAAAAACTCTGAGAAGGAAGTGATTGTGTTAGACGAGTTGAATCCTCAGTCGGACTGTGAATCATCTGCTCTTTTGATTTCCTTTCCCTTATTTCATGGACAAAATCAGCAGTTGGACACTTCGCCTCTTACATTAGGAGATGTAGAACTGACATTCACGTGA